In Choloepus didactylus isolate mChoDid1 chromosome 18, mChoDid1.pri, whole genome shotgun sequence, a single genomic region encodes these proteins:
- the MNT gene encoding max-binding protein MNT isoform X1 — translation MEMGILWSLGPGMVTGPLSEIGWGPGLLPLLRNPLYSLCIEEQERLRLEREREQEQKKASSLARLAHSLPVEEPRVEAPPLPLSPPAPPPAPPPPLATPPTPLTVIPIPVVTNSPQPLPPPPPLPPTAQPLPLAPRQPALVSTPGLSIKETAPLTTRPQVPTPASLLPDPKTAVPPTGSPKPLQPLPTPILTIAPHLGVQPQLAPQQAPPPTLGTLKLAPAEEVKSSEQKKRPGGIGTREVHNKLEKNRRAHLKECFETLKRNIPNVDDKKTSNLSVLRTALRYIQSLKRKEKEYEHEMERLAREKIATQQRLAELKHELSQWMDMLEIDRVLRQTGQPEDDQASTSTASEGEDNIDEDMEEDRASLGPPKLSHRPQPELLKSTLPPPSTAPAPPPPHPHPHSHPVALSPAHLPVQQQPPQQKTPLPTPPPPPAAPTQTLVPAPAHLVATAGGASTVIAHTATTHASVIQTVNHVLQGPGGKHIAHIAPSAPSPAVQLAPATPPIGHITVHPATLNHVAHLGSQLPLYPQPVAVSQPVAVSHIAHTLSHQQVNGTTGLGPPATVMAKPAVGAQVVHHPQLVGQTVLNPVTMVTMPSFPVSTLKLA, via the exons ATGGAGATGGGTATTTTGTGGAGTCTCGGGCCAGGGATGGTTACTGGGCCCTTGTCTGAGATAGGCTGGGGCCCGGGACTGTTGCCCCTGCTGAGAAACCCCTTGTATTCTCTCTGCATAGAGGAGCAGGAGCGGCTGCGCTTGGAGCGGGAGCGGGAGCAGGAGCAGAAGAAGGCCAGCAGCCTAGCCAGGCTGGCCCATTCCCTGCCCGTGGAGGAGCCCCGCGTTGAGGCCCCACCCCTGCCTCTGTCTCCCCCGGCACCCCCGccggcacccccacccccacttgccacccctcccaccccactgACTGTCATCCCCATTCCTGTCGTGACCAACTCCCCACAgccgctgcccccacccccaccgctgCCCCCCACGGCCCAGCCTCTGCCCCTGGCGCCTCGCCAGCCAGCACTGGTCAGCACCCCTGGACTCAGCATTAAGGAGACTGCCCCCCTGACTACCAGGCCACAGGTGCCCACCCCTGCTTCCTTGCTGCCAGACCCGAAGACCGCTGTCCCACCCACTGGCAGCCCCAAACCCTTGCAGCCCCTCCCCACGCCCATCCTGACCATAGCTCCCCATCTTGGAGTCCAGCCCCAGCTGGCCCCCCAGCAGGCACCCCCACCCACACTTGGGACCTTGAAGTTGGCACCAGCTGAAGAAGTCAAATCCAGCGAACAGAAGAAGAGGCCTGGGGG GATCGGAACCAGAGAAGTCCACAACAAATTGGAGAAgaacag gaGGGCCCATCTGAAGGAATGTTTTGAGACCCTGAAGCGCAACATCCCCAACGTGGACGACAAAAAGACGTCGAATCTGAGCGTGTTGCGGACGGCGCTGCGGTACATTCAG TCcctgaagaggaaagagaaggaatatGAACATGAGATGGAGCGATTGGCACGGGAGAAGATTGCCACACAGCAGCGGCTGGCAGAGCTCAAGCATGAGCTGAGCCAGTGGATGGACATGCTGGAGATTGACCGCGTGCTCCGGCAGACGGGCCAGCCTGAGGACGACCAGGCCTCCACCTCCACTGCCTCTG AGGGTGAGGACAACATAGACGAGGATATGGAGGAGGACCGGGCGAGCCTGGGCCCACCTAAGCTGAGCCATCGGCCCCAACCAGAGCTGCTGAAGTCCACCCTGCCACCCCCCAGCACTGCCCCTGcgcccccaccaccccacccacacCCTCACTCCCACCCGGTGGCCCTGTCTCCTGCCCACCTGCCCGTGCAGCAGCAGCCGCCACAGCAGAAGACgcctctgcccaccccccctccccctccagctGCCCCTACCCAGACGCTGGTGCCGGCTCCGGCCCACCTGGTGGCCACGGCTGGGGGCGCCTCCACAGTCATTGCCCACACGGCTACCACCCATGCCTCAGTCATCCAGACCGTGAACCACGTCCTGCAGGGGCCAGGCGGCAAGCACATCGCCCACATCGCCCCCTCGGCCCCCAGCCCTGCTGTGCAGCTGGCCCCTGCCACCCCCCCCATCGGCCACATCACGGTGCACCCTGCCACCCTCAACCATGTGGCCCACCTGGGCTCCCAGCTGCCCCTGTACCCGCAGCCCGTAGCGGTGAGCCAGCCCGTGGCAGTGAGCCACATCGCCCACACCCTCTCGCACCAGCAAGTGAATGGCACGACCGGCCTGGGGCCCCCAGCCACCGTCATGGCAAAGCCAGCCGTGGGAGCCCAGGTGGTGCACCATCCCCAGCTGGTGGGCCAGACAGTGCTCAACCCCGTGACCATGGTCACCATGCCCTCCTTCCCGGTCAGCACGCTCAAGCTGGCCTGA
- the MNT gene encoding max-binding protein MNT isoform X2 — protein MSIETLLEAARFLEWQAQQQQRAREEQERLRLEREREQEQKKASSLARLAHSLPVEEPRVEAPPLPLSPPAPPPAPPPPLATPPTPLTVIPIPVVTNSPQPLPPPPPLPPTAQPLPLAPRQPALVSTPGLSIKETAPLTTRPQVPTPASLLPDPKTAVPPTGSPKPLQPLPTPILTIAPHLGVQPQLAPQQAPPPTLGTLKLAPAEEVKSSEQKKRPGGIGTREVHNKLEKNRRAHLKECFETLKRNIPNVDDKKTSNLSVLRTALRYIQSLKRKEKEYEHEMERLAREKIATQQRLAELKHELSQWMDMLEIDRVLRQTGQPEDDQASTSTASEGEDNIDEDMEEDRASLGPPKLSHRPQPELLKSTLPPPSTAPAPPPPHPHPHSHPVALSPAHLPVQQQPPQQKTPLPTPPPPPAAPTQTLVPAPAHLVATAGGASTVIAHTATTHASVIQTVNHVLQGPGGKHIAHIAPSAPSPAVQLAPATPPIGHITVHPATLNHVAHLGSQLPLYPQPVAVSQPVAVSHIAHTLSHQQVNGTTGLGPPATVMAKPAVGAQVVHHPQLVGQTVLNPVTMVTMPSFPVSTLKLA, from the exons AGGAGCAGGAGCGGCTGCGCTTGGAGCGGGAGCGGGAGCAGGAGCAGAAGAAGGCCAGCAGCCTAGCCAGGCTGGCCCATTCCCTGCCCGTGGAGGAGCCCCGCGTTGAGGCCCCACCCCTGCCTCTGTCTCCCCCGGCACCCCCGccggcacccccacccccacttgccacccctcccaccccactgACTGTCATCCCCATTCCTGTCGTGACCAACTCCCCACAgccgctgcccccacccccaccgctgCCCCCCACGGCCCAGCCTCTGCCCCTGGCGCCTCGCCAGCCAGCACTGGTCAGCACCCCTGGACTCAGCATTAAGGAGACTGCCCCCCTGACTACCAGGCCACAGGTGCCCACCCCTGCTTCCTTGCTGCCAGACCCGAAGACCGCTGTCCCACCCACTGGCAGCCCCAAACCCTTGCAGCCCCTCCCCACGCCCATCCTGACCATAGCTCCCCATCTTGGAGTCCAGCCCCAGCTGGCCCCCCAGCAGGCACCCCCACCCACACTTGGGACCTTGAAGTTGGCACCAGCTGAAGAAGTCAAATCCAGCGAACAGAAGAAGAGGCCTGGGGG GATCGGAACCAGAGAAGTCCACAACAAATTGGAGAAgaacag gaGGGCCCATCTGAAGGAATGTTTTGAGACCCTGAAGCGCAACATCCCCAACGTGGACGACAAAAAGACGTCGAATCTGAGCGTGTTGCGGACGGCGCTGCGGTACATTCAG TCcctgaagaggaaagagaaggaatatGAACATGAGATGGAGCGATTGGCACGGGAGAAGATTGCCACACAGCAGCGGCTGGCAGAGCTCAAGCATGAGCTGAGCCAGTGGATGGACATGCTGGAGATTGACCGCGTGCTCCGGCAGACGGGCCAGCCTGAGGACGACCAGGCCTCCACCTCCACTGCCTCTG AGGGTGAGGACAACATAGACGAGGATATGGAGGAGGACCGGGCGAGCCTGGGCCCACCTAAGCTGAGCCATCGGCCCCAACCAGAGCTGCTGAAGTCCACCCTGCCACCCCCCAGCACTGCCCCTGcgcccccaccaccccacccacacCCTCACTCCCACCCGGTGGCCCTGTCTCCTGCCCACCTGCCCGTGCAGCAGCAGCCGCCACAGCAGAAGACgcctctgcccaccccccctccccctccagctGCCCCTACCCAGACGCTGGTGCCGGCTCCGGCCCACCTGGTGGCCACGGCTGGGGGCGCCTCCACAGTCATTGCCCACACGGCTACCACCCATGCCTCAGTCATCCAGACCGTGAACCACGTCCTGCAGGGGCCAGGCGGCAAGCACATCGCCCACATCGCCCCCTCGGCCCCCAGCCCTGCTGTGCAGCTGGCCCCTGCCACCCCCCCCATCGGCCACATCACGGTGCACCCTGCCACCCTCAACCATGTGGCCCACCTGGGCTCCCAGCTGCCCCTGTACCCGCAGCCCGTAGCGGTGAGCCAGCCCGTGGCAGTGAGCCACATCGCCCACACCCTCTCGCACCAGCAAGTGAATGGCACGACCGGCCTGGGGCCCCCAGCCACCGTCATGGCAAAGCCAGCCGTGGGAGCCCAGGTGGTGCACCATCCCCAGCTGGTGGGCCAGACAGTGCTCAACCCCGTGACCATGGTCACCATGCCCTCCTTCCCGGTCAGCACGCTCAAGCTGGCCTGA